A genomic region of Thermococcus sp. contains the following coding sequences:
- a CDS encoding ABC transporter ATP-binding protein, translating to MAEVKLVGIWKQFGEVTAVKDMNLHIKDGEFMILLGPSGCGKTTTLRMIAGLEEPTKGQIYVGDKLVADPEEGIFVPPKDRDIAMVFQSYALYPHMTVYDNIAFPLKLRKIRKEEIEQRVKEVAEMLGLTELLRRKPRELSGGQRQRVALGRAIIRKPQVFLMDEPLSNLDAKLRVKMRAELKKLQRQLGVTTVYVTHDQVEAMTMGDRIAIINHGELQQVGTPEDVYDRPANVFVGGFIGSPPMNFLDATVTEEGFLDFGGFKLRLLPDQVEILRKQGLLGGDVIFGIRPEDVYDAMFAQVKVPGENMATARIEIIENLGGEKIIHLRVDNLTLLAKFPAESRVLENTDVNIIFDMKKAHIFNKKTQTAVF from the coding sequence ATGGCGGAGGTTAAGCTCGTTGGAATCTGGAAGCAGTTTGGGGAGGTTACAGCCGTTAAAGACATGAACCTCCACATAAAAGACGGAGAATTCATGATACTCCTCGGACCGAGTGGCTGCGGTAAGACCACAACACTCAGAATGATTGCTGGCCTTGAGGAACCAACGAAGGGGCAGATCTACGTTGGAGATAAGCTCGTAGCCGACCCAGAGGAGGGAATCTTCGTCCCTCCGAAGGATAGGGACATTGCTATGGTATTCCAGAGCTACGCGTTATACCCCCACATGACGGTCTATGACAACATAGCCTTTCCGCTCAAGCTCAGGAAGATACGGAAGGAGGAGATAGAACAGCGTGTGAAGGAAGTTGCCGAAATGTTGGGTCTCACGGAACTGTTAAGGAGGAAACCGAGGGAACTTTCCGGCGGCCAGAGGCAACGTGTGGCCCTTGGAAGGGCCATAATCAGAAAACCGCAGGTTTTCCTCATGGACGAGCCGCTGAGTAACCTTGACGCAAAGTTGAGGGTGAAAATGCGCGCTGAACTTAAGAAACTGCAGCGTCAGCTTGGGGTCACGACGGTATACGTGACTCACGATCAGGTTGAGGCGATGACAATGGGTGATAGAATAGCCATAATCAACCACGGAGAGCTCCAGCAAGTTGGGACCCCCGAGGATGTCTATGACAGACCAGCGAACGTGTTTGTCGGTGGATTCATCGGCTCCCCACCGATGAATTTCCTAGACGCGACAGTTACTGAGGAAGGTTTCCTGGATTTTGGAGGATTCAAACTCAGGCTCCTCCCCGACCAGGTGGAGATACTCAGGAAGCAGGGGTTGCTTGGGGGAGATGTTATATTCGGAATAAGACCCGAGGACGTTTACGATGCGATGTTCGCGCAGGTGAAGGTCCCCGGGGAGAACATGGCCACTGCTAGAATAGAGATTATCGAAAACCTTGGTGGGGAGAAGATCATCCATCTCAGGGTCGACAACCTAACACTCCTAGCTAAGTTCCCGGCTGAGTCACGCGTCTTGGAAAACACCGATGTCAATATCATTTTTGACATGAAGAAAGCTCACATATTCAACAAGAAAACTCAAACGGCAGTATTTTGA